Proteins from one Gibbsiella quercinecans genomic window:
- the secE gene encoding preprotein translocase subunit SecE, translating into MSANTEAQGSGRGLEAIKWLIVFVLLVVAIGGNYYYRDYSLPLRALAVVLVIAIAGAVALITTKGKATVAFAREARTEVRKVIWPTRQETLHTTLIVAAVTAVMSLILWGLDGILVRLVSFITGLRF; encoded by the coding sequence ATGAGTGCGAATACCGAGGCTCAAGGGAGCGGGCGCGGCTTAGAAGCGATTAAATGGCTGATCGTCTTTGTTTTGTTGGTCGTGGCTATCGGCGGTAACTATTACTACCGTGATTACAGTCTGCCATTACGTGCACTGGCCGTTGTGCTGGTTATCGCCATTGCGGGTGCCGTGGCATTGATCACGACAAAAGGCAAAGCAACCGTGGCGTTTGCGCGTGAAGCGCGCACCGAAGTGCGTAAAGTTATTTGGCCAACTCGTCAGGAAACGCTACACACCACGTTAATCGTTGCCGCGGTAACTGCCGTGATGTCACTGATTTTGTGGGGGCTGGATGGTATTCTGGTCCGTCTGGTATCGTTTATTACTGGCCTGAGGTTCTAA
- the tuf gene encoding elongation factor Tu: MSKEKFERTKPHVNVGTIGHVDHGKTTLTAAITSVLAKTYGGAARAFDQIDNAPEEKARGITINTSHVEYDTPTRHYAHVDCPGHADYVKNMITGAAQMDGAILVVAATDGPMPQTREHILLGRQVGVPYIIVFLNKCDMVDDEELLELVEMEVRELLSQYDFPGDDTPVIRGSALKALEGEAEWEAKVIELAEALDSYIPEPERAIDKPFLLPIEDVFSISGRGTVVTGRVERGVIKVGEEVEIVGIKDTQKSTCTGVEMFRKLLDEGRAGENVGVLLRGIKREEIERGQVLAKPGSIKPHTQFESEVYILSKDEGGRHTPFFKGYRPQFYFRTTDVTGTIELPEGVEMVMPGDNIKMVVTLIHPIAMDDGLRFAIREGGRTVGAGVVAKVIA, encoded by the coding sequence ATGTCTAAAGAAAAGTTTGAACGTACAAAACCGCACGTTAACGTCGGTACTATCGGCCACGTTGACCATGGTAAAACAACGCTGACCGCTGCTATCACCTCCGTACTGGCTAAAACCTACGGCGGTGCTGCTCGTGCTTTCGATCAGATCGATAACGCACCAGAAGAAAAAGCGCGTGGTATCACCATCAACACCTCTCACGTTGAATACGATACCCCGACTCGTCACTACGCGCACGTTGACTGCCCAGGGCACGCCGACTACGTGAAAAACATGATCACCGGTGCTGCACAGATGGACGGCGCGATCCTGGTAGTTGCTGCGACTGACGGCCCAATGCCGCAGACCCGTGAGCACATCCTGCTGGGCCGCCAGGTTGGCGTTCCTTACATCATCGTGTTCCTGAACAAATGCGACATGGTTGATGACGAAGAGCTGCTGGAACTGGTAGAGATGGAAGTGCGTGAGCTGCTGTCTCAATACGATTTCCCAGGCGACGACACCCCGGTAATCCGTGGTTCCGCACTGAAAGCGCTGGAAGGCGAAGCAGAGTGGGAAGCGAAGGTTATCGAACTGGCAGAAGCGCTGGACAGCTACATCCCAGAACCAGAGCGTGCGATTGACAAGCCGTTCCTGCTGCCAATCGAAGACGTATTCTCCATCTCCGGCCGTGGTACCGTGGTTACCGGTCGTGTAGAACGCGGCGTGATCAAAGTGGGTGAAGAAGTTGAAATCGTGGGTATCAAAGACACCCAGAAATCAACCTGTACCGGCGTTGAAATGTTCCGCAAACTGCTGGACGAAGGCCGTGCTGGTGAGAACGTTGGTGTTCTGCTGCGTGGTATCAAACGTGAAGAAATCGAACGTGGTCAGGTACTGGCTAAACCAGGCTCAATCAAACCACATACCCAGTTCGAATCTGAAGTGTACATTCTGAGCAAAGATGAAGGCGGCCGTCATACTCCGTTCTTCAAAGGCTACCGTCCACAGTTCTACTTCCGTACGACTGACGTGACCGGTACCATCGAACTGCCAGAAGGCGTGGAAATGGTAATGCCAGGCGACAACATCAAAATGGTTGTTACCCTGATCCACCCAATCGCGATGGACGACGGTTTGCGTTTCGCCATCCGTGAAGGCGGCCGTACCGTAGGCGCGGGCGTTGTTGCTAAAGTTATCGCTTAA
- the nusG gene encoding transcription termination/antitermination protein NusG, with protein MSEAPKKRWYVVQAFSGFEGRVAQSLREHIKLHDMEELFGEVMVPTEEVVEIRGGQRRKSERKFFPGYVLVQMVMNDASWHLVRSVPRVMGFIGGTSDRPAPISDKEVDAIMNRLQQVGDKPRPKTLFEPGELVRVNDGPFADFNGVVEEVDYEKSRLKVSVSIFGRATPVELDFSQVEKG; from the coding sequence ATGTCTGAAGCTCCAAAAAAACGTTGGTACGTCGTTCAGGCGTTTTCCGGTTTTGAAGGTCGCGTTGCCCAATCGCTGCGCGAACATATCAAATTGCATGATATGGAAGAGCTGTTCGGCGAAGTCATGGTGCCTACGGAAGAAGTGGTTGAGATCCGTGGCGGCCAGCGCCGTAAGAGCGAACGTAAATTCTTCCCAGGCTACGTGCTGGTACAGATGGTCATGAATGATGCCAGCTGGCACCTGGTGCGTAGTGTGCCACGGGTGATGGGCTTTATCGGTGGTACCTCCGATCGTCCGGCGCCAATCAGCGATAAAGAAGTCGATGCGATCATGAACCGCCTGCAGCAGGTTGGGGATAAACCGCGTCCGAAAACGCTGTTTGAACCGGGTGAACTGGTGCGCGTTAATGATGGCCCATTTGCCGATTTCAACGGTGTGGTTGAAGAAGTTGACTACGAGAAGAGCCGTTTGAAAGTCTCGGTATCTATTTTCGGCCGTGCAACGCCGGTCGAACTGGACTTCAGCCAGGTTGAAAAAGGCTGA
- the coaA gene encoding type I pantothenate kinase, protein MIKRDQSLATPYLQFNRTQWAALRDSVPLTLSEAEIVKLRGINEDLSLDEVAQIYLPLSRLLNFYISSNLRRQAVLEQFLGTDGQKIPYIIGIAGSVAVGKSTTARLLQALLSRWPEHRTVELITTDGFLHPNKVLNERGLMKKKGFPQSYDMHNLVKFVSEVKSGAKRVTAPVYSHLIYDIVTDGNKVIEQPDILILEGLNVLQSGMDYPHDPHHVFVSDFVDFSIYVDAPEDLLQTWYINRFLKFRQGAFSNPNSYFHNYAKLPEAEAINIATGLWNEINGLNLKQNILPTRERASLIMTKSANHAVENVRLRK, encoded by the coding sequence ATGATAAAAAGAGATCAATCTTTAGCGACGCCTTACTTACAGTTCAATCGAACCCAGTGGGCTGCGCTGCGGGATTCTGTTCCGCTCACCCTTTCGGAAGCAGAGATCGTTAAGCTTCGTGGCATTAACGAAGATCTTTCTTTGGATGAAGTCGCTCAAATTTATTTGCCGCTATCGCGCTTGCTGAACTTTTATATCAGTTCCAATCTGCGCCGGCAGGCTGTGCTTGAGCAATTTTTGGGTACCGATGGGCAAAAAATCCCTTACATCATTGGGATAGCAGGCAGCGTCGCCGTCGGGAAAAGCACCACGGCGCGCCTGTTGCAGGCGCTGCTCAGCCGCTGGCCGGAGCACCGCACCGTTGAATTGATTACCACCGATGGCTTTCTGCATCCCAATAAGGTGCTCAACGAACGCGGGCTAATGAAGAAAAAAGGCTTCCCGCAATCGTATGATATGCATAACCTGGTCAAGTTTGTTTCTGAAGTGAAATCCGGCGCTAAACGCGTTACGGCACCGGTGTATTCACATCTTATTTACGATATCGTCACCGATGGCAATAAAGTCATTGAACAGCCTGATATTCTTATTTTGGAAGGATTAAACGTGTTGCAAAGCGGGATGGATTATCCTCACGATCCGCATCACGTATTTGTTTCCGATTTTGTCGATTTTTCTATATATGTAGATGCACCGGAAGACTTATTGCAAACCTGGTATATCAACCGTTTTCTGAAATTCCGCCAGGGTGCATTTTCCAACCCGAACTCTTATTTCCATAACTATGCCAAATTGCCTGAAGCCGAGGCAATCAATATTGCCACCGGGCTATGGAATGAGATTAATGGTTTGAATTTAAAACAGAATATTCTTCCTACCCGGGAGCGAGCCAGCCTTATCATGACAAAAAGCGCCAACCATGCGGTAGAGAACGTTCGCCTGCGAAAATAG
- a CDS encoding GNAT family N-acetyltransferase, which translates to MKIVSINAATLPIYRDELAQLLTDAITHGASVGYDTLIPHEDAESYFHSLRPALAKGELLLWIARDQSGVIGTVQLELCQKPNGRNRAEVRKLLVHSRARRNGVGHALMKTLEQAALQYRRGLLYLDTQAGCAAEGLYRTLGYRCLGELPDYAASPDGYYHPTVIYYKRLFAVNQPSHAIAS; encoded by the coding sequence ATGAAAATAGTCTCTATCAATGCCGCCACACTCCCCATTTATCGGGACGAGCTGGCACAGCTGCTGACCGATGCCATTACACATGGCGCATCCGTAGGTTACGATACCCTGATCCCGCACGAAGATGCAGAAAGCTACTTCCACAGCCTGCGCCCTGCTCTGGCGAAGGGAGAACTGCTGCTATGGATCGCCCGGGATCAAAGTGGCGTCATCGGTACCGTACAGCTTGAACTGTGCCAGAAGCCCAATGGCCGCAACCGGGCGGAAGTGCGCAAGTTGCTGGTCCACAGCCGCGCCCGCCGCAACGGCGTGGGGCACGCGCTGATGAAAACGCTGGAACAGGCTGCACTGCAATACCGGCGTGGGCTGCTCTATCTGGATACTCAAGCCGGTTGCGCCGCAGAAGGCCTGTATCGAACGCTTGGCTATCGTTGCCTGGGGGAGTTGCCCGATTACGCGGCCTCTCCCGACGGGTATTACCATCCCACGGTGATTTATTACAAACGGCTGTTTGCGGTCAACCAGCCTTCACATGCGATTGCCAGCTAA